The Gadus macrocephalus chromosome 20, ASM3116895v1 genome includes a region encoding these proteins:
- the LOC132448758 gene encoding growth hormone-regulated TBC protein 1-A-like, whose protein sequence is MDMESNGKGTSLPNDGVDAYGFSIPQAWESYEEAMNEYGVVLNRRSMKWSKLLQGKVPIEKNLTVKRYVRKGIPNEHRGTIWMVSSGAQEQLQSHPGFYQSLLAMEHDPKLEEVIHIDMHRTFPDNVLFQSSAEPSQRTALYNVLLAYGHHNKAVGYCQGMNFIAGYLLIITKDEEKSFWLMDALIGRILPDYYSPAMLGLKTDQEVLGDLVKAKAPAVGQLMTQFPGIWTLVVSRWFICLYIDVLPVETVLRIWDCLFYEGSKVLFRVALTLIRHNQPEILMARSLMDVCECFKSITKGPFTQDCHHFMQKIFAEPGSLSMATITKMRESCRQRIIMEETR, encoded by the exons ATGGACATGGAATCAAATGGGAAGGGTACGTCTCTTCCCAACGACGG AGTGGATGCATATGGGTTCTCAATACCTCAGGCCTGGGAATCCTACGAAGAGGCCATGAATGAGTATGGAGTGGTTCTCAACAGAAGATCCATGAAATGGTCCAAACTTCTTCAGGGGAAAGTTCCCATTGAGAAAAATCTGACAG TGAAAAGGTATGTGCGTAAAGGCATACCCAATGAGCATCGGGGTACGATCTGGATGGTGTCCAGTGGGGCCCAAGAACAGCTTCAGTCCCACCCAGGTTTCTACCAATCTCTGCTGGCCATGGAGCACGACCCCAAGCTGGAAGAGGTCATCCATATAG ACATGCACAGGACATTCCCTGACAACGTCCTCTTCCAGAGCTCCGCAGAGCCCAGCCAGAGGACGGCGCTATACAATGTGCTGCTGGCCTACGGACACCACAACAAGGCGGTTGGTTACTGTCAG GGCATGAACTTCATCGCGGGTTACCTCCTCATCATCACTAAGGACGAAGAGAAATCATTCTGGTTGATGGACGCATTGATAGGCAGAATATTGCCAG ACTACTACAGCCCAGCCATGCTGGGGCTGAAGACCGACCAGGAGGTGCTGGGGGATCTGGTGAAGGCCAAAGCCCCTGCAGTGGGCCAGCTGATGACCCAGTTCCCCGGCATATGGACCCTGGTGGTGTCGCGGTGGTTCATCTGCCTCTACATCGACGTGCTTCCTGTAGAG ACGGTTCTGCGGATATGGGACTGTCTTTTCTACGAGGGTTCCAAAGTGCTTTTCCGCGTGGCCTTGACCCTCATCAGACACAACCAGCCAGAGATCCTGATGGCTCGCTCTCTCATGGACGTGTGTGAGTGCTTCAAAAGCATCACCAAGGGACCCTTCACCCAGGACTGCCACCACTTTATGCAG AAAATCTTTGCAGAGCCAGGAAGTCTGTCTATGGCAACCATTACCAAGATGAGGGAATCGTGTCGACAACGCATCATCATGGAGGAGACCAGATAA
- the lamp1b gene encoding lysosome-associated membrane glycoprotein 1b isoform X1 gives MMRFTFVLSALFIGLLAAVLHQSVAADANTASTPAWGSYNVTNSNGSICLMAVMGLQLNVSYHSASDNKTVASVINLQPNATSASGDCETETTTLILSSDWADGQKTNLTFVFSLNTTSKKYHLSGVNLSAVLLDMKDPPLLVGNPTLNYLPGTLDHSYMCRDQQTLTVTQGFSIHTYQLHVQPFGYNGEFGPAEQCQLDMDDMLIPIIVGAALAGLVLIVLVAYLIGRKRSHAGYQTI, from the exons ATGATGCGGTTTACTTTTGTATTGTCCGCACTTTTCATTGGACTTTTGG CTGCTGTTCTGCACCAGAGTGTAGCCGCTGATGCCAACACTGCCAGCACTCCAGCATGGGGTAGCTACAATGTTACCAACAGCAATGGATCCATCTGTCTGATGGCCGTCATGGGCCTGCAGCTCAACGTCTCCTACCACTCGGCCTCCGATAATAAG ACTGTGGCATCAGTGATCAACCTTCAGCCCAACGCGACCTCCGCGTCCGGCGACTGTGAAACGGAGACCACCACCCTGATTCTTTCCAGTGATTGGGCCGACGGGCAGAAGACGAACTTGACTTTCGTCTTCTCCTTG AACACTACTTCAAAGAAATACCACTTGAGTGGTGTGAATTTGTCGGCTGTGTTGCTCGACATGAAGG ATCCTCCCTTGTTGGTCGGTAACCCCACCCTGAACTACCTGCCAGGGACCCTGGACCACTCGTACATGTGTCGCGACCAGCAGACGCTGACCGTGACCCAAGGCTTCTCCATCCACACTTACCAGCTGCATGTGCAGCCCTTTGGCTACAACGGAGAGTTCGGACCAG CTGAGCAGTGTCAGCTGGACATGGATGACATGCTGATCCCCATCATAGTGGGAGCTGCCTTGGCCGGCCTGGTCCTCATCGTCCTTGTGGCCTACCTGATCGGCAGGAAGAGGAGCCACGCTGGTTACCAGACCATCTAA
- the lamp1b gene encoding lysosome-associated membrane glycoprotein 1b isoform X2: MAVMGLQLNVSYHSASDNKTVASVINLQPNATSASGDCETETTTLILSSDWADGQKTNLTFVFSLNTTSKKYHLSGVNLSAVLLDMKDPPLLVGNPTLNYLPGTLDHSYMCRDQQTLTVTQGFSIHTYQLHVQPFGYNGEFGPAEQCQLDMDDMLIPIIVGAALAGLVLIVLVAYLIGRKRSHAGYQTI, encoded by the exons ATGGCCGTCATGGGCCTGCAGCTCAACGTCTCCTACCACTCGGCCTCCGATAATAAG ACTGTGGCATCAGTGATCAACCTTCAGCCCAACGCGACCTCCGCGTCCGGCGACTGTGAAACGGAGACCACCACCCTGATTCTTTCCAGTGATTGGGCCGACGGGCAGAAGACGAACTTGACTTTCGTCTTCTCCTTG AACACTACTTCAAAGAAATACCACTTGAGTGGTGTGAATTTGTCGGCTGTGTTGCTCGACATGAAGG ATCCTCCCTTGTTGGTCGGTAACCCCACCCTGAACTACCTGCCAGGGACCCTGGACCACTCGTACATGTGTCGCGACCAGCAGACGCTGACCGTGACCCAAGGCTTCTCCATCCACACTTACCAGCTGCATGTGCAGCCCTTTGGCTACAACGGAGAGTTCGGACCAG CTGAGCAGTGTCAGCTGGACATGGATGACATGCTGATCCCCATCATAGTGGGAGCTGCCTTGGCCGGCCTGGTCCTCATCGTCCTTGTGGCCTACCTGATCGGCAGGAAGAGGAGCCACGCTGGTTACCAGACCATCTAA